The Fragaria vesca subsp. vesca linkage group LG2, FraVesHawaii_1.0, whole genome shotgun sequence genome includes a window with the following:
- the LOC101291477 gene encoding vacuolar-sorting receptor 3-like, whose amino-acid sequence MELQRSKLGLLLGFLVLSMAPLSTARFVVEKNSLRVTSPDKIKGKYDSAIGNFGLPQYGGSMSGAVIYPKENQKGCKEFSDFGLSYKSTPGALPTFLLVDRGDCFFALKVWNAQKAGASAVLVADDIEEALITMDTPEEDISTAKYIENITIPSALIEKSFGQTLKKSISSGDMVNVNLDWRESVPHPDDRVEYELWTNSNDECGVKCDMLMEFTKEFRGAAQILEKGGYTQFTPHYITWYCPQAFTLSKQCKSQCINHGRYCAPDPEQDFSTGYEGKDVVRENLRQLCVFKVANETRKPWVWWDYVTDFQIRCPMKEKKYNKECADSVIKSLGLDVKKIDKCMGDEDADSENSVLKQEQDAQVGKGTRGDVTILPTLVVNNRQYRGKLEKGAVLRAICSGFEETTEPAVCLSTDVETNECLDNNGGCWQNKAANLTACKDTFRGRVCECPLVDGVQFKGDGYTTCEASGPGRCKVNNGGCWHEAKDGHAFTACTDDGGLQCKCPPGFKGDGVKTCEDIDECKEKKACQCPECSCKNTWGSYDCSCSANLLYIRDHDTCISKTSGGSKSSAWAAVWVILIGLAMASGGAYLVYKYRLRSYMDSEIRAIMAQYMPLDSQAEVPNHVNDERA is encoded by the exons ATGGAGCTTCAGAGATCAAAGCTGGGACTCCTTCTAGGGTTTCTGGTGCTGTCTATGGCTCCTTTATCGACGGCGAGGTTCGTGGTGGAGAAGAACAGCTTGAGGGTGACGTCACCGGATAAAATCAAGGGGAAATATGACAGTGCCATTGGGAACTTTGGGCTGCCTCAGTATGGAGGGAGCATGTCTGGTGCTGTCATATATCCCAAGGAGAATCAGAAGGGGTGTAAGGAGTTCTCGGATTTCGGGCTTTCGTATAAATCCACTCCCGGAGCTCTGCCGACGTTTCTGTTGGTCGATCGTGGAG ATTGCTTCTTTGCCTTGAAGGTTTGGAATGCCCAGAAGGCTGGAGCTTCTGCAGTTCTTGTCGCTGATGATATTGAGGAGGCATTAATAACTATGGACACACCAGAAGAAGATATTTCAACTGCCAAATACATTGAGAACATAACTATACCATCTGCACTCATTGAAAAAAGTTTTGGTCAAACATTGAAGAAGTCCATCAGTTCTGGTGATATGGTCAATGTGAACCTTGACTGGAGAGAATCTGTTCCTCATCCAGATGATCGTGTGGAATATGAACTATGGACCAACAGTAATGATGAATGTGGGGTTAAGTGTGACATGCTGATGGAATTTACTAAGGAGTTTAGGGGTGCAGCCCAGATACTTGAAAAAGGGGGTTACACTCAGTTCACACCACATTATATAACTTGGTACTGCCCTCAAGCATTCACCTTGAGCAAACAGTGCAAGTCTCAGTGTATCAATCATGGAAGATATTGTGCTCCTGACCCTGAACAAGACTTCAGCACTGGTTATGAAGGGAAAGATGTCGTTCGTGAAAATTTAAGGCAGCTTTGTGTTTTTAAAGTGGCAAATGAGACCCGAAAGCCTTGGGTTTGGTGGGACTATGTGACTGATTTTCAAATCAGATGTCCCATGAAAGAGAAAAAATACAACAAGGAATGTGCTGATTCTGTAATTAAATCTCTTG GGCTTGATGTTAAGAAGATCGATAAGTGTATGGGAGACGAAGATGCAGACTCTGAAAATTCTGTTCTGAAACAGGAGCAAGACGCTCAG GTTGGGAAGGGAACAAGAGGTGATGTAACCATATTGCCTACACTGGTTGTCAATAATCGACAATACCGAG GAAAGTTGGAGAAAGGTGCAGTTCTGAGGGCCATCTGTTCTGGTTTTGAAGAAACTACTGAGCCAGCTGTTTGCTTGAGTACTG ATGTCGAGACAAATGAGTGTTTGGACAATAATGGTGGTTGCTGGCAAAACAAAGCTGCCAACCTTACAGCCTGCAAG GATACTTTCCGAGGTAGGGTATGTGAGTGCCCTCTGGTTGATGGTGTGCAGTTCAAAGGAGATGGTTACACTACCTGTGAAG CAAGTGGGCCTGGGAGGTGCAAGGTAAACAATGGAGGTTGTTGGCATGAAGCCAAAGATGGGCATGCATTCACTGCTTGTACA GATGATGGAGGGTTGCAATGCAAGTGTCCTCCTGGGTTTAAAGGTGATGGTGTGAAAACTTGTGAAG ATATCGATGAATGCAAAGAGAAGAAAGCCTGTCAGTGCCCTGAATGTAGCTGTAAAAATACCTGGGGAAGTTATGACTGCTCATGTAGTGCAAATCTTTTGTATATCAGAGATCATGATACCTGCATAA GCAAGACTTCTGGAGGATCAAAATCATCTGCATGGGCTGCTGTGTGGGTGATTTTAATAGGCTTGGCTATGGCTTCTGGTGGGGCATATCTTGTGTACAAATATCGATTACGG TCATACATGGATTCAGAAATTAGAGCTATAATGGCACAGTACATGCCTCTGGACAGCCAAGCCGAAGTTCCCAATCATGTGAATGATGAGCGGGCATGA
- the LOC101314434 gene encoding transcription factor bHLH85-like, protein MEYVGAVSEGEWSSLSGMYTAEEADFMARLLENCPLPSMPGMTFPDAFWHGNEESTMHMSGNYEGSHCSLETTNSNFITSDNENYYLSDSHRMLATNNNSNSSMSIDFGIGDVKTINTYLSEGNDHDQCSNRETSKGNIEESGGSKHEAVNLEKRRSQSSLPKINSMKRSQSTDNVQMNKRSKAKKSLRVTTSNIEDGYAGPNRQTSSSCCSEDDSIVYEVSGGFSPTSSLSPKEDAVPDLNGKSRARRGSASDPQSLYARKRREKINERLRVLQNLVPNGTKVDISTMLEEAVHYVKFLQLQIKLLSSDDMWMYAPICYNGMDLGLDRKLTTPSQP, encoded by the exons ATGGAGTACGTTGGAGCTGTTTCAGAAGGAGAATGGAGCTCATTGAGTGGGATGTACACTGCTGAGGAAGCGGATTTCATGGCCAGGTTGCTTGAGAACTGTCCACTTCCAAGCATGCCAGGCATGACATTCCCAGATGCTTTTTGGCATGGCAATGAAGAATCAACAATGCACATGTCAGGCAACTATGAAGGTTCACATTGTTCTTTAGAAACAACTAATTCCAATTTCATCACTTCAGACAACGAAAACTACTACTTGAGTGATTCTCACAGAATGTTGGCAACAAACAACAATAGCAATAGCTCTATGTCGATTGATTTTGGTATCGGGGATGTGAAAACCATCAATACCTATCTCAGTGAAGGAAATGATCATGACCAATGCTCAAACCGAGAAACAAGTAAAGGCAACATCGAAGAGTCTGGTGGAAGCAAGCATGAAGCTGTCAATCTTGAGAAGAGGAGATCTCAAAGTAGCCTCCCCAAGATTAACTCCATGAAAAGATCTCAAAGTACAGACAAT GTTCAAATGAACAAGAGGAGCAAGGCAAAGAAGAGCCTGCGGGTTACAACTAGCAACATCGAAGATGGCTATGCTGGCCCCAATAGACAGACTTCGAGTAGTTGCTGCTCAGAAGATGACTCCATTGTTTATGAGGTGAGTGGAGGGTTTAGTCCAACTTCAAGCTTGAGTCCAAAGGAGGATGCAGTTCCTGACTTGAATGGCAAATCGAGAGCACGAAGGGGGTCAGCCAGTGATCCGCAGAGTCTCTATGCAAGG AAAAGAAGAGAGAAAATAAATGAGAGGCTCAGAGTTCTGCAGAATCTTGTCCCCAATGGAACAAAG GTTGATATTAGCACCATGCTTGAGGAAGCGGTCCATTATGTGAAGTTCTTACAACTCCAAATTAAG TTGTTAAGCTCTGATGACATGTGGATGTATGCTCCCATCTGTTACAATGGAATGGACCTTGGACTTGATCGGAAACTCACCACACCAAGCCAACCGTAG
- the LOC101313864 gene encoding dnaJ homolog subfamily C member 7-like produces the protein MSSPSVFNFKNFAPGEDSPSQSHQVRSRTGSGQNGAEANPFSSVSDGFSNMEIDNDICYVFGSSRIDSKSNFNSGGHHMGEGNVVSKVCMESEKVETSACNVAKCQGDNVTAVYSSNSTTANNCGSRDRDNLFASGFEDMKRKAFRFSVDGSSVRAKPHRQRREKSRTKNKKKVIGHHDVLVISPNVTNVTTYARHGNCQACAEFRTKGYEAHCNNDFLIAQQYYTLGIESLRASERSCCLKRLSQCYSDRAAARVSLGRIRETLADALMAIQLDPGYPDDQTVACLDRRVVIDCVDGIKKAHKVAECTNRSASLLEKRTADAALSAFGIISEALCVSTYSEKLLEMKADTLYLLRRYEEAIQLGRYREALCFVEQVRSMKDEYGSKNMESSMSAAVTISELLNHKIAGNEAFKAGRYTEAAEHYTTALSSNIGSRPFAAICLCNRAAAHQALGQIMDAIADCSLAIALDENYGKAVSRRATLHEMIRDYQSDDKAKESTTNAFAEKLQQARRRLPSLNEKAKKGIPLNFNLILGIKPSDTNSNIKKAYRMAALKHHPDKAGQFLGRSENRDEELLWKEISAEVQKDADKLFKMIGEAYAVLSDPSKRSKYDFEEDMRKAANERKEQRNFRERSDFHSPYSSYRPSDFQSTKTTSSFGKPSYSGCPSRSSSHRRYGRRSPFERTCPDERESWKSYG, from the exons ATGTCTTCCCCTTCCGTCTTCAATTTCAAGAACTTTGCACCCGGTGAGGACAGCCCCTCACAATCACATCAAGTGAGGTCGAGAACTGGATCGGGTCAGAATGGCGCAGAGGCCAACCCGTTTTCCTCGGTAAGTGATGGTTTTAGCAATATGGAAATTGATAATGATATTTGCTATGTGTTTGGTTCTAGTCGTATTGATTCTAAATCAAATTTTAATTCAGGAGGGCATCATATGGGCGAAGGCAATGTGGTTTCTAAAGTTTGCATGGAATCTGAGAAAGTAGAAACCAGTGCTTGCAATGTAGCCAAGTGTCAGGGTGATAATGTAACCGCTGTTTATAGTAGTAATAGTACTACTGCAAATAACTGTGGAAGTAGAGACCGTGACAACTTATTTGCATCAGGTTTTGAAGATATGAAGAGGAAAGCTTTTCGATTTTCTGTGGATGGTAGTTCAGTTAGGGCAAAGCCTCATCGACAACGTAGAGAGAAGAGTAGAACGAAAAATAAGAAGAAAGTTATTGGTCATCATGATGTATTGGTTATATCTCCCAATGTCACGAATGTCACTACTTATGCTAGGCATGGTAACTGTCAAGCCTGTGCGGAGTTTAGAACCAAGGGATACGAAGCTCATTGCAATAATGATTTCTTAATAGCACAACAGTATTACACACTGGGAATAGAATCTCTACGTGCAAGTGAAAGATCATGCTGCCTCAAGCGTCTTTCGCAATGCTATAGCGATCGTGCAGCAGCAAGGGTGTCTCTGGGAAGGATAAGGGAAACTTTAGCGGATGCTTTGATGGCTATTCAACTGGACCCCGGGTATCCTGATGATC AAACTGTTGCGTGTTTGGACCGGAGAGTTGTAATAGATTGTGTTGATGGCATAAAAAAGGCTCACAAAGTGGCTGAGTGTACAAATCGTTCCGCCTCGCTTCTGGAAAAGAGAACTGCTGATGCTGCTCTTAGTGCCTTTGGAATAATTTCTGAGGCTTTGTGTGTTAGTACATACTCGGAAAAGTTACTTGAAATGAAAGCAGACACACTGTATTTGTTAAGGAGGTATGAAGAGGCAATTCAA CTGGGAAGGTATAGGGAAGCTCTTTGTTTCGTGGAGCAAGTGAGATCTATGAAAGACGAGTATGGAAGTAAGAATATGGAATCATCAATGTCAGCAGCTGTCACTATAAGTGAACTGTTAAACCACAAGATTGCAGGTAATGAAGCGTTTAAAGCAGGAAGATATACAGAAGCCGCGGAGCATTATACTACTGCTTTATCAAGCAATATCGGTTCTCGCCCATTTGCGGCAATTTGTTTGTGCAACCGTGCTGCAGCACACCAAGCTTTAGGTCAAATTATGGATGCCATTGCAGATTGCAGTCTTGCAATAGCTCTTGATGAAAATTATGGTAAGGCAGTTTCTAGAAGAGCTACCTTGCATGAGATGATACGCGACTAT CAATCTGATGACAAGGCCAAAGAGTCTACCACCAATGCCTTTGCAGAAAAATTACAACAGGCTCGTCGACGCTTGCCATCACTTAATGAAAAGGCTAAGAAAGGAATCCCCTTGAATTTCAACCTCATTTTGGGGATTAAACCATCTGACACAAATTCTAATATCAAGAAAGCGTACCGCATGGCAGCTCTCAAACATCATCCTGACAAGGCTGGCCAGTTCTTGGGTAGAAGTGAAAACCGAGATGAAGAGCTACTGTGGAAGGAAATCTCGGCGGAGGTTCAGAAAGATGCTGACAAGCTATTTAAAATGATTGGAGAAGCTTATGCAGTACTATCAGACCCGAGCAAGCGCTCAAAATATGATTTTGAGGAGGACATGAGAAAAGCAGCAAATGAAAGGAAGGAACAACGCAATTTTAGAGAACGTTCAGATTTTCATAGTCCATACAGCAGTTACAGACCTTCCGATTTTCAAAGTACTAAAACAACCAGCAGTTTTGGGAAGCCTTCATACTCTGGGTGTCCAAGCAGATCCAGTAGTCATAGAAGATATGGTCGTAGGTCCCCCTTTGAGAGAACATGTCCGGATGAAAGAGAAAGTTGGAAGTCATATGGTTGA
- the LOC101314722 gene encoding uncharacterized protein LOC101314722 codes for MPSLGSGVLEKLIEEMQSDSHGDPKPVLLQIRNITPVLAEGDLWPNKGFYMKVSDATHTMYVSLPPEQDDMVLCNTLQLGQLIYVKKLEEARPVPVLRGINPVPGRLPCVGHHEDLFSIDKFVDFKGVSDLLFVMEKSNGVEKKLQPKFRSLRASKIHPIEKITRVCRCGSGDVVEKEICEIPKGSRKVKLRCVESDSDSTISSSSLRRRSWTGPEAADFPLVKNMIKPSARRSRSAHVSPVRSTRSVSDDNSSCKIKRTISDEVATKLSKNSNSRISVSAKNCELPLDSVMVNLAVDSKCSESNIQWNSLPPMLVTLGKEVLRHKDVSMLTAVEALQEASVAERLLKSLSTYSELQATEGEEHHPSINKFFDLQDYLVHTQLIVQSLTNISPLRDDDTNSGNPGSVKEALMLAVHRKKNAMSWIKAAMTNDLSPSFSLDNVSVKATNPSDKSNKTYGSVPKGTLMVKKPKNDAHLGLVSKRENSHDWVTGNALSAVADLEKSLHDECRRWFLATFESYLDEARSRTDSMESDSQVAETMCLIKKVGDWLDVIVSKEDSELEVYGRIKEKIYGVLLKNVERTTMAMEQMNAIFNI; via the exons ATGCCTAGCCTAGGTTCTGGGGTTCTTGAGAAGCTTATTGAAGAAATGCAAAGTGACTCACATGGTGATCCAAAGCCTGTGTTATTACAAATCAGAAACATCACGCCGGTTTTAGCAGAAGGTGATCTTTGGCCCAATAAAGGGTTTTACATGAAGGTTTCAGATGCCACACACACTATGTATGTGTCATTGCCTCCAGAGCAGGATGACATGGTTCTATGCAACACATTGCAATTAGGGCAATTGATATACGTCAAAAAGTTGGAGGAGGCGCGGCCGGTGCCTGTGCTTAGAGGTATAAACCCTGTTCCGGGCCGACTCCCCTGTGTTGGACACCATGAAGATCTCTTTTCCATTGATAAGTTTGTGGATTTTAAAGGGGTGTCTGATTTACTATTTGTAATGGAGAAAAGCAATGGCGTGGAGAAGAAGCTACAGCCAAAATTTCGATCTTTGAGGGCCTCTAAGATTCACCCAATCGAGAAGATCACAAGGGTATGCAGGTGTGGAAGTGGTGATGTTGTTGAGAAGGAAATATGTGAGATACCAAAAGGGTCGAGAAAAGTGAAATTAAGATGTGTAGAGAGTGATTCTGATAGCACGATATCTTCTTCCTCCTTAAGGAGAAGGAGCTGGACTGGACCCGAAGCTGCAGATTTCCCACTTGTTAAGAACATGATAAAGCCATCTGCTAGGCGCAGTCGCAGTGCGCAT GTTTCTCCAGTTCGTTCTACAAGAAGTGTTTCAGATGACAATTCAAGTTGTAAAATAAAAAGAACAATCAGTGATGAAGTAGCTACAAAGTTAAGTAAAAACTCCAACAGTAGGATCTCAGTGTCGGCGAAAAATTGTGAGTTACCCTTAGATTCAGTGATGGTTAATTTGGCTGTTGATAGTAAATGTTCAGAAAGTAATATTCAGTGGAATTCCCTGCCTCCAATGTTAGTGACTCTTGGAAAG GAGGTGTTGAGGCACAAAGATGTTTCTATGCTTACTGCAGTGGAGGCTTTGCAAGAGGCTTCTGTTGCTGAGAGATTGCTAAAAAGCTTAAG TACATACTCAGAACTTCAGGCAACCGAAGGGGAGGAACACCATCCGTCAATCAATAAATTTTTTGATCTTCAAGACTACTTAGTTCATACTCAATTGATTGTGCAGTCATTGACCAACATCAGTCCGCTTAGAGATGATGACACAAATTCAGGCAACCCTGGTTCCGTCAAGGAAGCACTAATGCTTGCAGTACATCGAAAGAAAAATGCAATGTCATGGATTAAAGCAGCAATGACAAATGATCTATCCCCATCTTTTTCTCTTGATAATGTTTCAGTGAAGGCTACAAATCCATCAGATAAATCAAATAAAACTTATGGTAGTGTACCAAAGGGTACACTTATGGTTAAGAAGCCAAAGAATGATGCTCATTTAGGATTGGTCTCAAAGAGAGAAAACTCACACGATTGGGTGACGGGAAATGCTTTATCTGCAGTTGCAGACCTGGAAAAATCCTTGCATGATGAATGCAGAAGGTGGTTTTTAGCTACCTTTGAGAGTTACCTGGATGAAGCTAGGAGCAGAACTGATTCAATGGAATCTGATAGCCAAGTAGCCGAGACTATGTGTCTAATTAAGAAAGTGGGAGACTGGTTGGATGTGATTGTGAGCAAAGAAGATTCTGAATTGGAAGTTTATGGGAGGATCAAGGAGAAAATATATGGCGTACTTCTGAAGAATGTGGAGAGGACTACTATGGCTATGGAACAAATGAATGCAATATTCAATATATAG
- the LOC101314153 gene encoding transcription factor bHLH84-like → MEDQAFVPEGLYMFEDEDLIMSQLLADYCSVSSNDLNYQASSSQVSFANFPSSHECSTAKDMEGIANLYSRRIMATNYHNPEAFHPWDANSTTNSFFSQSEENAGMDQVMRNCNVGDHEVVSENSKKRPCSTSVDDVQKNKRNVKSKMTNQKPVLTRNIADSCSSGDDEPMNANPQQDLSPNARSSRELAIDPQRTYAKKRRDKINSRLRILQNLVPNGTKVDISTMLEETVEYVKFLQLQIKLLSSDELWMYAPVVNNGIGIGVQDLL, encoded by the exons ATGGAAGATCAAGCATTTGTTCCAGAGGGATTGTACATGTTCGAGGATGAAGATTTGATCATGTCCCAGCTGCTTGCTGATTACTGTTCTGTCTCATCAAATGACCTGAATTATCAGGCTTCAAGCTCTCAAGTTTCATTTGCAAATTTTCCCAGCAGCCATGAATGTTCAACAGCAAAGGACATGGAAGGCATTGCTAATCTTTATTCTCGCAGAATTATGGCAACAAATTACCATAACCCTGAAGCTTTTCATCCGTGGGATGCCAATAGTACCACCAACTCTTTTTTCAGTCAAAGTGAAGAAAATGCAGGTATGGACCAAGTAATGAGAAATTGCAATGTGGGAGATCATGAAGTTGTGTCTGAGAATTCTAAGAAAAGGCCCTGCAGTACTTCTGTAGATGAT GTCCAGAAGAACAAGAGGAATGTGAAGTCAAAGATGACAAATCAAAAGCCGGTCTTAACTAGAAATATTGCAGATAGTTGCAGCTCAGGGGATGATGAACCCATGAATGCTAATCCTCAACAGGATTTGAGTCCAAATGCGAGAAGCAGTAGGGAATTAGCAATTGATCCACAAAGAACATATGCAAAG AAAAGAAGAGACAAAATAAACTCAAGGCTGCGAATTCTGCAGAATCTTGTACCTAATGGAACAAAG GTTGATATCAGCACAATGCTGGAAGAAACTGTTGAGTATGTGAAGTTCTTACAGCTTCAGATCAAG CTTTTAAGCTCTGATGAGCTGTGGATGTACGCTCCTGTCGTTAACAACGGAATAGGCATCGGAGTTCAAGACTTGCTCTGA